Proteins encoded in a region of the Procambarus clarkii isolate CNS0578487 chromosome 42, FALCON_Pclarkii_2.0, whole genome shotgun sequence genome:
- the LOC123770432 gene encoding cyclic AMP-inducible protein BP74-like, giving the protein MTSQTSLYYSQSLIGDTSSYYQSLFPGDITGDKVFLGVITGDKVYPGVITGDKVYPGVITGDKVYPGVITGDKVYLRVITGDKVFPGDITGDKVFLGDITGDKVFLGVITGDKVFPGDITGDKVFLGVITGDKVYPGDITGDKVYLRVITGDKVFPGDITGDKVFLGDITGDKVYPGVITGDKVYPGVITGDKVYPGVITGDKVYPGVITGDKVYPGVITGDKVYPGVITGDKVFLGVITGDKVYPGVITGDKVYPGVITGDKVYPGFITGDKVFLGVITGDKVFLGVITGDKVYLRNITGNKVYHGDNTGNKVYLRNITGNKVYHGDITGNKVYLRNITGNKVYLRNITGNKVYPGDITGDKVYPGDITGNKVHLRNITGDKVHPGDITGNKVHLRNITGDKVYHGDITGTNL; this is encoded by the exons ATGACCAGTCAGACCAGTCTATATTATTCCCAGTCACTAATTGGCGACACCTCATCCTACTATCAGAGCT TGTTCCCTGGAGACATCACTGGGGACAAAGTGTTCCTTGGAGTCATCACTGGGGACAAAGTGTACCCTGGAGTCATCACTGGGGACAAAGTGTACCCTGGAGTCATCACTGGGGACAAAGTGTACCCTGGAGTCATCACTGGGGACAAAGTGTATCTTAGAGTCATCACTGGGGACAAAGTGTTCCCTGGAGACATCACTGGGGACAAAGTGTTCCTTGGAGACATCACTGGGGACAAAGTGTTCCTTGGAGTTATCACTGGGGACAAAGTGTTCCCTGGAGACATCACTGGGGACAAAGTGTTCCTTGGAGTCATCACTGGGGACAAAGTGTACCCTGGAGACATCACTGGGGACAAAGTGTATCTTAGAGTCATCACTGGGGACAAAGTGTTCCCTGGAGACATCACTGGGGACAAAGTGTTCCTTGGAGACATCACTGGGGACAAAGTGTACCCTGGAGTCATCACTGGGGACAAAGTGTACCCTGGAGTCATCACTGGGGACAAAGTGTACCCTGGAGTCATCACTGGGGACAAAGTGTACCCTGGAGTCATCACTGGGGACAAAGTGTACCCTGGAGTCATCACTGGGGACAAAGTGTACCCTGGAGTCATCACTGGGGACAAAGTGTTCCTTGGAGTCATCACTGGGGACAAAGTGTACCCTGGAGTCATCACTGGGGACAAAGTGTACCCTGGAGTCATCACTGGGGACAAAGTGTACCCTGGATTCATCACTGGGGACAAAGTGTTCCTTGGAGTCATCACTGGGGACAAAGTGTTCCTTGGAGTCATCACTGGGGACAAAGTGTACCTTAGAAACATCACTGGGAACAAAGTGTACCATGGAGACAACACTGGGAACAAAGTGTACCTTAGAAACATCACTGGGAACAAAGTGTACCATGGAGACATCACTGGGAACAAAGTGTACCTTAGAAACATCACTGGGAACAAAGTGTACCTTAGAAACATCACTGGGAACAAAGTGTACCCTGGAGACATCACTGGGGACAAAGTGTACCCTGGAGACATCACTGGGAACAAAGTGCACCTTAGAAACATCACTGGGGACAAAGTGCACCCTGGAGACATCACTGGGAATAAAGTGCACCTTAGAAACATCACTGGGGACAAAGTGTACCATGGAGACATCACTGGGACAAACCTCTAA